Below is a window of Terriglobia bacterium DNA.
TGAAGATCTTCATTTTGGCGAGAACGAAGGAGTTTGCGAATTCGCCGGCGAAGAATGCGGCCAGCGACGCAAATACGATCCGGGGCGTCTGTCCGAAAACACTCTCATAGGCCTTCTGATCGTTCCAGCCCACGGCCGGCGGCAGCGACACAATGACCCAACTCATGAATGACGCGAAAATGATCGCGCCAAAACCCGCCCACACCACTTTGCGGGCGCGGGCGTAGCCGTAAACCTCGGTGAGAATATCGCCGAAGATGTAGCTGATCGGAAAGAACAGCACACCGGCGCCGAAGGTGAACCCCCAGACCGTGCAGACTTTAGCGGCACCAATGACATTCGAGCAG
It encodes the following:
- a CDS encoding queuosine precursor transporter yields the protein MPEVRRRFKYYDLVMASFVTILLCSNVIGAAKVCTVWGFTFGAGVLFFPISYIFGDILTEVYGYARARKVVWAGFGAIIFASFMSWVIVSLPPAVGWNDQKAYESVFGQTPRIVFASLAAFFAGEFANSFVLAKMKIFTSGRYLWTRTIGSTIVGEGVDSIVFYPLAFLGVWETRLVVTVMISNYIIKVVWETIVTPVTYQVVGFLKREEQEDFYDYDTDFTPFSLEV